CTGCTCTTAAATGCTGGTACTCCCCAGTGTTCTGCCCTCAGGCTCCTGCCCTTCAggccctgcatcctcctcctGGGCAATGCTACCCAGTCTCATGTTTTGAGGTACCACTTGCAAACTGAAGAATCCTGAATCTATCTCCAGCCCTCACCTCTCCACTCAATTTCAGATTCCTCTAAGACAGGCAGTACAATTTGAGAGCAGATCGTTACCCCCATAACCTCAACACCAGCACAGCGTTTAACGACTGAATGCACTTGGAATGCTCATTGCCTCCTTAAACTTAATGTGTTCCAGTCTGAAGTCATTGTCTTTCCCATGAACCTACTCCTTCTGAATTTTCTTACTTGGTGGCTTCCCTATGCCTTCAGTCCTGGTGTTACACCACTTTCTTACCACCACTGTATCCAATCGATCACCAGGGTGTAACTTCTCCCACCACCCACAAAGTGTTCCCAGACCCTTCATATCAGAGGAGTCTGGCTCCTCTAGCCTAAATGCCACCCAGACTCCTATTATAGTTACTAGAATTAGACCAGGCTCTTTGTCCCCTTCACTTTCTGTTCCTAATCTCATCTATctttgtatttctcacagttttataCACTAAATTGTGAACAGCTTCAAAGTAGGGTCTatgtttcattcatctttgtatctctagcACCTAGCAAGTGTTCCTTTTGTTAAAGAGGAACGCAATAAATGTCATTGTGTAAACAACTACATGTGGTTATAAGCCGTTTATCACACAAGTGCTTTTCTGCTTCATGACctgcattcagtaaatatttcattcGTTCAAAAGCAATATTCAAAGACAAAACCCCAAATCTCAAcctagtataaaaataaaaatctgttcaattttacagaagctatacattttttttcttcttttttttttctcctcaaatccccccagtacatagttgtatatttttagttacaGGTCcctctagtggtggcatgtgggacgccacctcagcatggcctgatgagcagtgccatgtccatgcccaggatccaaaccagtgaaaccctgggacaccaaagcggagcgcacaaacttaagcactcggccacagggctggccccacagaggTTATACATTAAGTGTcacttatttaataaaaattcacaGTACAAATGATTGATAAGTGTAGGGATGATTTGCTATATCAGTACTTTGCTGTTTAGTGATCTGTGGTCAATAAACATTCCGTTTgactaaaaattaaaatccaaaaccTTGACCAGGTATGAAAATAAACGTAAAAGTCTGTTCAATTTCATGGAGTGTACATATGTATATCACCTGTCATTAAATTCCTCACTTACattctaaaattaaaaccaaGTAAGTAGTCAAGGGTGATAAAGGCAGAATGATCTTTCCAGCTGAACCCAGGGTAAAGAGATGCTTCAAAGGCTAAGTCTGGGGCCCGTgggtggcgcaacagttaagtgcgcatgttccgcttcaggggcccggatttcgctgattcagatcccgggtgcagacatggcacagtttggccaagccatgctgtggtaggcgtcccacatataaagtagaggaagatgggcatggatgttagctcaggaccagtcttcctcagcaaaaagaggaggattggcagcagttagttcagggctaatcttactcaaaaaaacaacaacaaaaaaaacccaaaggctAAGTCCATTAGCTGACCTTCTTTGGAATTGCAGCTGACATAATCGCAGGTTAACAGGAGAGCTGCAATTTCTGGGAGCCAACCCTGACTACTTCTCTGAGCTCCATAATCAACCTCTCAGTAACTAAGCATTCCCTCTGAACCTACCTGGGCTGTTCATGGGATCTATTTGTATCAACAGAGCATATTTACCAAGAAGTTGTGATACATTTATGCATAGTGAAGGATGGACAAGTGAGACACCACGTGATCCCTGGCCTCACTGGGCTTGCAATCTGACAGACAAGTAGAGCCCGCTCATGAGCAACAGCTGGGCCAAAATGATTGCCAAGCTGGTTAATGAGGGCGTgagggagggcattccaggcagagccCTGAGTCCCTCTACTTGATGGCTGCAGTTGAATTTCTTAAATCTGGACAAGATCTTGCCTCTGATTAATTCCAGTTCAGCAGCTTAACAAGAAGGATCCCTCTCTAGAATGGATGTAATAGACAAGGGGAGCAGCACAAGGAAAGGGGAACAGGAAATTTGTTCTAGTCAAGTAGGAGGTTCATTGAAGTTCAGCTGAACTCTCATTATTAGTGAACTAGTGCAACCTTTCCTGGAGAGCAATAtccaaaaaaatttcaaatgtatacaGCAACTGTACCTCTAGGAATTTATTCCACAGAGATAATCCACACGTATAAGTACAGACATAAAAGGATGCTCATTGCAGCAATGTTTGTGGGAATGAAAAACAATGGAAACTATCTAAATGACCAAAAACAGGAAACTGGCTAAAGAGAATactttgcaacttttttttttaacgagctgatggtgtttgtttttatgttcatctattgttaagtgaaaaaagcaagttcaaATAAAATAGGCATACTAGGCACCCACTTATGTTTTCATAGACTGCTAGGCATGGTTGTCATGCATAGAAAGTTTTGGAATGATACATAAGAAACTTAATAATAGTAACCCTTGAGGAGTGGGACCCTTTGGTAGGAAGGGAGAGGATTTTACGTTCAACTTTATGCTTTTCTAGACTGTGAGAATTTTTTGACCACgtaaatgtattacttttataatttaaatggagcaaaaaatttaattaaagaagaaacatgtTACTTCCTCTATGAATTCCTCCCGTTACcaacaccccacccccatccgCAGCTTTCCCTCTTGACACTTCCCTAGCATCTCATATTTATTATAAGTATTAACAGTCTGGTGGTGAGACAGGCTTCCTGGACTCTAATTCATCCGAGTAAGGTTCTTAAGAAGAGTAAAATTCACCACTGGACACATCTCTGAAATTGCTTCTAAGTCAGCAATTTGCTTTATAAACATCCTAAGCTAGCCCTCTGCACTTTACTTACAATCCACTCACTATTGTATtatctgccccacccccaaatatAAGAAGCAAGCTCTACCTTGGAGGGCTTGTACCCAAACAGCGTCACAACAGCAACTTTAAAGTCCTCTCTGCTTAGATAGCCTTTGTTATCTTCATCACATACTTTAAATACCTAAAGAACATTAAATAACTTTAGTTAATAAGACAGAAACTatctgttctgctgtttttgttacTAGTTTATATTAAATTCAGACCTCCAAGATCTAAAACTCAGCCGAGCAGTAGGGCTCAGAAATGGAGTTTTATTATCCAAAGTTTAATTCTCAACAAATCTTAATGTGCTAAAATCTACCCAAAAACAGTGCAAACAACTTGATCGCTAGGCTGACACAAATTAATTACGTTAAACCATTGGGATAAATtctacccagaattcagtcctagAATTAGGAAGGTGAGACAAAGGTGGTGGCTTTGAAAGGCAGCAAGAGGCAgattagaaattattatttaatagacTATGTAGCGGAGAAGAGCAGGAACTTGGAAGTAGCCAGAACACTGGACATGGAGCCAGAAGCCTTGCAGCCCTAGGCTCAGTCATTAACCACGACACTTTGGAAGGATAGTCCAGTCCGTGTCGATGCAACCGGGCTGAGTGAGATCCAGGCAGGGTGATGGAAGTTGAGAGCCCGGGGTCAAGTTAAAATCCAAGACTCAGACCTCTGAACACCTACTTCTACCCATTTCTTGCGTTCTGAAGGGGTGGCTTCCCATGTCCGCGGCCGAGCCCCGGCCTGGGAGAAAAACATCGCGACTTGCCACAACTGAGCCGAGACAGCCAAACCGACGAGCCCAGCGGCCAGAATCACGCTCTCTGCGGACCGCAGCCACGCTCACGGCAGCTCCGGAAGCTGCATTTGGCCGGACACCTCCAACGTCTTCTCCCATTGGTCGACCTGCGAGCCACTGGCGTTGACCCTGCAGTTCTATTGGCCCGAGGCTTTGTTTAACAACGTTTCCTTGGACCAGCCTATGGCGGAGAGGCTGCTAGGCCCGCCCCCCGCCTTGGCTCCGCCCCTCTCACTCCCTTAACTCCTAGCGCCCGGGTGGGGAATCCTGCTCTCCCAGTCGCTGTTTTGTCGCATCCTGgatgattcttttcattttctgcccCTACACCTTGCAATAAATCACTTTTGCTAATTCTGATCTAtggcactgtgctaaacattATGGGAGACACAGAAAGAGTGTGAACAAAGCTTAAAAGGAACCAAACAAAACAAGCCTAGTCCAGGATTCACGTGCACATCAGCAAGTCACTGGGGGCGCGCCCTCCAGGGTAGCTACCGTGTCCGTTTTGTCCTCCGGAAAATACTAGCACCTAacacggtgcctggcacaaagtagacgTTCAGCAAACGAACCAAGCAACCCCTTAGGACGTTTACACCAAGTTATTTCGTTCACTCCTCTGCGATGGTTGCCTGGTTTGAAAGAAACTCCGAGAATAAACAGTATAAAACAGCATTCTGCCCAAATTTCATACCAAATATCTTTATTAAAGGCAAGGAATACGGGGGTGAGGGGGTCCGTTTTGCAAAGGAGTTTGTCTCGGATCCCTCTCTCTTCTGGCAAATCAGTAAGATTAAAATCACGTACACCCGTTTCGACGAAGAAACAGGCATTGGAGGTTGAAGCTGATGGGAACTCAACCTTCTATTTTACAGCAGGTTTTACAATTTGCGTCCCAAGCGAACCCGCTTCTCCCGAGATACTGGTCTCAGCCCTCAGCTGCCTCAAACCTTGGCTGATCTCTCTCCCTTCGAAATAAaccctcctgcctctggctctGGGAGAATGAAGCTGTCTATGAGAATCCCTGTAAAGGGGATGAGTTTTGCTAACTAACTAAGGGAGAAGCGAGGGAACACTTCGGACACTTCATTTTCTCTCGTCTCTTTTtaggtttatttctctctcccctctttagAAGAAACGGCCAGGTGAGCCGAGAGCTGGAGGCACCCAGGGCTCTCCTCTGCCCCCTTCTGTGGGAGCCCCCAGGAGGGTTGCGGCCCCTGTGGATCCGGCGGTCTTTAGGACCCAGCGGCGGGCGTCCCGGaaggggaaggggcggggccgcGAGGTGCGCGCCGCGGCCCTGAGGGTTTGAACTGCGCGCAAGCGCAGTCGGTGGCCGCGGCGGGCATCCCCGGTGCTGGTTCGCTGGCGTGGCTCCGGTGCCTCAGGTGCGTGCTCGGCGGCCGTGGGAGCCCGCGATCCTGCTCCTGCCGCCCGGGGCGGTGCGCGGGCCGCTCGGGTCCGGCGAGTTCGCGAGTGCCCTGCGGGGCTGAAGGCGGCTCGCGGGGGAGCCGCGCATCTGGTAAAGACCCCGGGCACGGTCCCCTCGGCCCTGGGCCTCGGCTTCCCCCAGTAGAGTACCTCTTAGGGTCGCGCAGCAGGCGTTGCAGAGCCCCGAGTCCTGCCCGCAGTGTGGGCGTGAGGGGTCCCCCGCTCGGGTCCTTATTCCGGCTTCTTCTATTAATAGTGTGGGTGGTCTGGGCAGGTAGTGGTGATAACTAGCGCCTGTTGAGCGCTCACCATATGCCAGTTAACTTTTCTGGGCTCAGTTTCCCCGTAAATGGAAGCAGTCGTGGTAGTTAGTATAGACGGGTGAGCATGAAATGAGTTTACAGCGGGTAAAGTGCTTCGAATTGTGCCTGGCCCGAGATGAACGCACAGAAAAGTTAGCAGCTGTCATTACTTCCTCCTGGTACCGGGAGTCAGCCCACCTCACTGCATCCCCACCGCCTTCATCATCTCTGAGtccctgcagcagcctcctctccTTGGACTTTTGTCTCCTTTCCAACCATTCTTCACACAGGGTTCTAGGGAacgtaatattttaaaaaggtaaatcgGGCCAAGGTACACCCCTGCTTAAAGCCCTTCAGTGGGGCCCCATTGTTTTCAGAATAAGATCCGGTATCTTTAACGCGATTTACGCCCCGCCGCCCCCACCTTTATCCTGGACTACTGCCTGCCTTATTCAAGTCTTCCTGTGAGCTCTTGGAGTTATTACAACCTTGTTCCACCTCCTGGCCTTTGCAGGTTGGGTTCCCTTTTCTTACAGGGCTCTTCACgtcccttccccctcctttccttttttattcccgCTGGTTCCTTTTCATCCTCCAGATTGCACTTGAGTGTTACTTATTCAGAGTATTCCAGGGTAAGGGCATCCTATTACTATCTCATATGTGTAAAACGTAATGAATGTCTTGTAAGGCCATCTTGGCTTTTTTTTGTGTTAGTCTGTCTCTTTCCTCCTGAAATGTAAGCTCTTCTAGGGCAAAAACTTTCTATATTGTTAACTCCTGATTCCCAGCTCTTGGCACCTAGTACCTGCTCAAtaagatttgttgaatgagtgaacgCTGGGAAGTAGGTAtgatacccattttacagaggagaaaactgaggcacagcagtTAAGGAACCTGCCTAAGGGCACATTTATCACTTAGTAATGACTGGATTTGAAATTGGGGCTCATGTTTGTCCACTATTACTCATACAGGGCCTCAACTGAGAGCCTGACTCCTAGGCCCACTCTCATGGTTTGCAAGCCCTGTAAGAAGGAGCTGCTGAAAGTGTAAAAGAACTGCTCCAGCTGGGTCTGGTATGATGGTGGGAGAGGAAGACCTAGCAACTTTAAGAGGAGTACCTATTTGCATCCCATCCACAAATCTTTTTCAGTTCCTAATAGAAGCTCTAATGTTCTGAGTTGGCATTGGGTGggagaatttttacattttcctcctccttgacAATATAACTTAAGGCGGTGTTTGCCGATTTCAGTCAttcacttccctcctccctaGTTAGTCTTTCAACACCTATACTGTTATTtgcttgatatttttatttgaatccaCTCTGTTACATAAACActgtctttaaaaagtaaactttgtTATTGTGAATATAATGGAGTTATCTGATTCGACTGGTCATTAACTGAAGTTAAGTGAGAAATTGTGAAAAGTGATAGATACcttaaaaatagtctttttagTGTGAAACATGAAAGTATATTCGTTTGTAAATCTTTTGGTGGtaaatcaattcttttttttaggaattgGCGTCCTGTGAACAGTGCCAAATTCTGTCTTGGTATACCCCACTCAATGCGACCTGCTCAGTctctttaaaaaggcaaaatttaggggctggccctgtggccgagcggttaagttcgtgcgctcggctgcaggcggcccagtgtttcgttggttcgaatcctgggagctgacatggcactgctcatcaagccacgctgaggcggcgtcccacatgccacaactagaaggacccacaacgaagaatatacaactgtgtactggggggcgttggagagaaaaaggaaaaaaataaaaaaaataaaaaaggcaaaaatttagACACTATCAACAGTCTGAGCACAGACTCTTTGTATTGTCTAATTTTCCTCTGGTTCTTgtactaaaatgttttaaacaaaaatcacACTAAGGAACTGTTCTTTAGCTAGCTGGAAAATCTACTTAGCCCTTTACCATTGAATTTGTGACTTTTTGTAGGTAACAAAACCACAAGTACCTGTTTCATCTAGTTTCCTCTTCTGAGACCAAGAAAGTGGAAATTAGACTTTGTGATTTAGAAAATAAGTGTTTTGCTTCAGTATAAGTTTTTCCTCTGCACGTTTTAGTAGTTTGATTTAGGACAAGGCCAATATGATAATTAAGTGAGTTGGGTCCTCATGGAAGTACTTCTAGATAATGTATATACAGAATCGATCATTTGACACTGTCTTGGTAGGTGTCGGGTTGCTGTATGTGTTGTGGTAGCTCATATGACAGGGAGTTAGAGAGCAGCAGTTTGCCAATGGCCTAGTGAATGGGAAATAACAATATTTCCATCTTTCATTTCCAGAAGAAGGATAATGTCTCAGGAAGGCAATTATGGGAGGTGGACCATATCCAGTAGTGatgaaagtgaagaagaaaagccCAAACTGGACaagccatcttcctcttttctcccccatGCTGGGCAGGGAGCAGCAAATGAGCCACGCTACACCTGTTCCGAGGCTCGGAAAGCTGCCCACAGGAGGAAGCTATCACCCGTGAAATTCAGCAACACAGACTCGGCCTCAGAAGTTTTGCCTCCCAAAAGGCAGAAGAGTGGTTCCCAGGAAGACCTAGGTTGGTGTCTGTCCAGCAGCGATGATGAGCTGCAACAAGAAACACAGCAGAAGCAGGCGAAGAAAGTGGCAGTCAAAGAGGAGAAAGGCATCTCTCCTCCCGGAGATGCTGctccccaaagaactggaaagccTGGTCCTCCCACCAGCTTCAGgctcaaagaggaggaagatgagtaTGAGACGTCAGGAGAAGGCCAAGACATGTGGGACATGTTGGATAAAGGGAACCCCTTCCAATTTTACCTCACTCGAGTCTCAGGAATTAAGCCAAAGTATAACTCCGGAGCCCTCCACATCAAGGGTAAGTGATGCTAGGTGTCCAGGAGCTGTCAAACTGCACATGAGAGGATCCCCTCAATAAAACAGGAGAGTAGCCTAGAATGATCTCCAAGACCCTTCTGCATTGTCTtaactcaggagaaaaaaaattaaccattttgaaaGTGGATGCATTAGTTTGACAGCAAACTGTTTACTTTGGTCAGGAAATCAGAGGGTGTCTCTCATAGCCCTGTAGATCAACCCTGTTGGAACACTTAGTACAGTGTTTAGAAttgtttaacttttaatttaaaaattatctttgagccagtcctggtggcctagtggttaaagttcggtgtgcCCTGCTTTGGctacctgggttcagttcctggacgtGGAACCACACTGCTCgtctgtcaggagccatgctgtggcagcagctcacgcagaagaattagaaagacttacaactaggatatagaactatgtactgggacgttggggaggaggggagaaaaaaaacaaaagggaggaagattggtaacatgttagctcagggtgaatctttcccagcaatagaaaaataaaaaataaaaattaaacttgatCAACAACACTATTAACAAGGTAGCAAATACTTGACAGCAATCATTCTGTTGAGTCCCTGGACCAGCgggatcagcatcacctggaattTGTTCAATGCAGATTCTCCGGCTCCACTCTAGATTCATTGAATCAGATTCTGCGAGCAAGGAGTGAGGTCCTGTGATGTGTGCTTTAACAAGCCTTTCAGGGGATTCTAATGCCCAAttgagtttgagaaccagtgcttGAAAGCCTGGTTTTGGTTCCTGATGCAGACGTGAAAAAAGAATGCCACGATCTTTGGTTAGTCACCATGGAACATCTGCATGATACtatgatatatatatttggtcttcattccAGGTTATAGTTGGTTTTTGTCCCAGGCTCCTGAAACAGCTCCAAAGTAATAAAGGTGAAAGGAGTCTCTTTTGTTATTCATAGcaagcccctttccaccacaGTTGAGTTTATCATAATGAGGTGATTTGGGGAAAGCCCTTAAGAATGGGGGATTGGTT
Above is a window of Equus przewalskii isolate Varuska chromosome 25, EquPr2, whole genome shotgun sequence DNA encoding:
- the EFCAB11 gene encoding EF-hand calcium-binding domain-containing protein 11 isoform X1; the encoded protein is MGEDVGGVRPNAASGAAVSVAAVRRERDSGRWARRFGCLGSVVASRDVFLPGRGSAADMGSHPFRTQEMGRSRCSEVFKVCDEDNKGYLSREDFKVAVVTLFGYKPSKIEANSVMSSINPNTSGILLGEFLNIVRKKKEAQLYRNEIRHIFTAFDRHYRGYLTLEDFQKAFKRVAPKLPERIILEVFREVDQDSDDLVSYKDFEYAMNYGQNEA
- the EFCAB11 gene encoding EF-hand calcium-binding domain-containing protein 11 isoform X2 — protein: MGEDVGGVRPNAASGAAVSVAAVRRERDSGRWARRFGCLGSVVASRDVFLPGRGSAADMGSHPFRTQEMGRSRCSEVFKVCDEDNKGYLSREDFKVAVVTLFGYKPSKIEANSVMSSINPNTSGILLGEFLNIVRKKKEAQLYRNEIRHIFTAFDRHYRGYLTLEDFQKAFKRVAPKLPERIILEVFRYYQ